The genomic window CGCGGCAACGGCAACGTTATCCCCAGCAGCCGCGAACAAGTCATCCAAAGCCTGGACGCCGGCGTCATTACCCAAATGATGGTTAAGGAAGGCGATTTGGTCGAAAAAGACCAAATTCTGCTGAAGCTCGACGATACGCGCAGCCTTGCCGTATTGCGCGAGAGCGAGGCCAAAGTCCAAAACCTCGAGGCCACCATCGCCCGCCTGAAAGCCGAAGCTTACGGCGGCAAACTCACGTTCCCCAACAGCGTCAGCCCCGAACTCCGCCGCCGCGAAACCGCCGCATATAACGCCCGCCGCCAAGCCATGACCGATGCCGTACAAAGTCTGGTACAAAGCAAAGCGGCGCTTGACCGCGAAATCGCCATTACTGCACCTATGGTGGCACAAGGCGTCATGTCCGAAGTCGAACTCCTTAAAATGCGCCGCGAATCCAGCGATCTGACCCTGCAAATTGCCGAACGTCGCAACCGTTACAGAACAGATGCCAATAACGAACTCGTACAATCCGAATCCGAGCTGGCGCAATCCAAAGAAAACATGGCCATGCGCGCCGACCCAGTTGACCGCTCCCAAATCCGCTCCCCCATGCGCGGCATCGTCAAAAACATCAAAATCAATACCATCGGCGGCGTAGTCAACCCGGGCGAAGAAATCATGCAAATCGTCCCCGTTGACGACAAACTCCTTGTCGAAGCCTATATCCGTCCGCAAGACATCGCCTTCGTTCGCGCAGGACAGCCTGCACTGGTCAAAGTCAGTGCATATGACTACTCCATCTACGGCGGATTGGAAGGCAAAGTTACCCTTGTCGGCGCAGATACCGTCAGCAACTCCATGCAAAGCCGTGCCAACGATCTGAAGCTCGACCCCAACCAAGTTTACTACCGAGTCATCGTCCAAACTGAGAACAACGCCCTGAAAGACAAAAACGGTAAAAACATGCCGATTATTCCGGGCATGGTTGCCACAGTGGACATTAAAACCGGCGAAAAAACCATCTTCCAATACCTGATCAAACCGATTACCCGTATGAAACAGGCATTGAGCGAGCGTTAATTTCCCGAATCAAACTTGCTTAACAGTCAAAAGGTCGTCTGAAAAACCGGTACGGGTTTTCAGACGACCTTTTTGTCAGATAGGGAATATTTTGGCAGCGCTCATGCCTATCTGTACGGAATAGGGGCTTACAGTATTTTCAATCCAATCCGCTTTTTTACGAATATAACGAAATCATCTTTTTTTAAAACCAAGCATTCTTTCCCATTTTCAGACGACCTCATTAAAGTAACGTGCAATCCGAGAATTAAGGAAAGAACCATGACCGCAACCACCGCCCCGCTTTTGCGCTTCATCACCGCCGGCAGCGTCGACGACGGCAAATCCACCCTCATCGGCCGCCTGCTCTACGACAG from Neisseria sp. DTU_2020_1000833_1_SI_GRL_NUU_006 includes these protein-coding regions:
- a CDS encoding HlyD family type I secretion periplasmic adaptor subunit; amino-acid sequence: MSENNVKSKDLHLINDLNAALQKEKHSGQFWVIILFFLLLVVFVVWAYNSTVEEVTRGNGNVIPSSREQVIQSLDAGVITQMMVKEGDLVEKDQILLKLDDTRSLAVLRESEAKVQNLEATIARLKAEAYGGKLTFPNSVSPELRRRETAAYNARRQAMTDAVQSLVQSKAALDREIAITAPMVAQGVMSEVELLKMRRESSDLTLQIAERRNRYRTDANNELVQSESELAQSKENMAMRADPVDRSQIRSPMRGIVKNIKINTIGGVVNPGEEIMQIVPVDDKLLVEAYIRPQDIAFVRAGQPALVKVSAYDYSIYGGLEGKVTLVGADTVSNSMQSRANDLKLDPNQVYYRVIVQTENNALKDKNGKNMPIIPGMVATVDIKTGEKTIFQYLIKPITRMKQALSER